The Platichthys flesus chromosome 10, fPlaFle2.1, whole genome shotgun sequence genome includes a window with the following:
- the dusp23b gene encoding dual specificity protein phosphatase 23b, which yields MASNAPSNFSWVEPGKVAGLALPRMTAEYQYLLDNGIKHLVCLCERKPPQYDSCPQLQLHHINIKDFTPPSPSQIDRFLALVEEANSKGEGVAVHCMHGHGRTGTMLACYLVKTRKISGIDAIEEIRRLRTGSIETHEQEKAVVQFYQRTK from the exons ATGGCCTCCAATGCTCCAAGCAACTTCTCCTGGGTCGAGCCAGGCAAAGTGGCCGGACTGGCGTTGCCCAGGATGACGGCTGAATACCAGTATCTGCTGGACAATGGCATCAAACACCTGGTTTGCCTGTGCGAGAGAAAACCGCCTCAGTACGACTCGTGccctcagctgcagctgcaccacATCAACATCAAAGACTTCACTCCTCCTTCGCCGAGTCAGATCGACAGATTCCTCGCTCTCGTGGAAGAGGCCAACTCCAAGGGGGAG GGTGTTGCAGTTCACTGTATGCACGGCCACGGTAGAACCGGGACGATGCTGGCCTGCTACCTGGTGAAGACGAGGAAGATTTCAGGCATCGACGCCATCGAGGAGATCCGGCGGCTGCGGACCGGCTCCATCGAAACACACGAGCAAGAGAAAGCAGTGGTGCAGTTTTATCAGCGCACCAAGTAA